GGCGCCGACCAGCAGACCGATCGCCCATGGCAGCAACGACGCCTGCTTCGCTTGGATCACGTCGTCGATAATGATTTTGATGACCCAGGGAGGAACTAATTCCATTGCCGTCGCGCAAGCCGCGCAGATCAGCGTCGTGATCGCAAGACGACGGTGAGGACGGAGATATTGCAGGACACGATAGAGAGACTTCACAATCGATCAGACACGGAAGGCATCAAATCACGTTCGTAGGCTCTTTCTGCCAGTACTGCGCAAACTCGTCAAGCTGCGTGAGGGTAGACATGTCGGTCATGCGGTCCAGAAAGACTTTTCCGATCAAATGATCGACTTCGTGTTGAATACAGACGGCATAGAGACCGGTCGCTTCAAAATCCAACGCTTTCCCCTTCCGATCAAGCGCTTTGACGCGCACGAGGGACGGCCTGGTCACCTTTCCCGCAGTCCGTCGACGCTCAAACAACCTTCCCAGTTTTCAACCTGTTCAGGCCCATAGTACACGATCGAGGGATTGATGAGGACCGTCTCGGGAAATCCTCCTTCACCTTTACATCCCATGACGACCAATTGAATCGAGCGTGAGACCTGGGGCGCGGCCAACCCTATCCCCGGCTCGTCGTACATCGTGTCGAACATGTCGTCGATCAACCGCTGGATGTCCGACGACTTAATTTCTCGTGGATCGATCGGAGCGGCAATTTTCCTCAGGATCGGATTCCCGAGTTTGGCAATTTTGAGCATGGCTGCCGTTTTCGTCTTCATAACAATCTATTCGTAACATAGGCACCTTCCGACCCGCAACGTCCGGGCAGCCGCTACGAACTCCTCCTCGACCGCTTCGGTTCGGGAATCTCAAAGACCTCTCGATTGTCTTCCCACCACTCGGTCCATTCACTCGACCATGCCGCACGGTCCTGTTTAGTCGACGTTTCCCAATCGTGAGATTCCGTCTCGTGGCGTGTCAGGATCCAGAGTGATTGCAGGGCCGAGAGTGCCACAAAGCGCTCCTCATCACTGATCATTGGAATGAGAATGGGGATGACGGTCTTCTGCCGCACATATCTCGCTTCAAAGGCCGCGCTCTTTCGGACAGATGGATTCAGATCCGTCGCCATCACAGCAATAGCATCCGGCGCTTGGGCAGGATCGAGGCGAACGGCAACTCGCAAGGCATGTTCACGGACTCGCGGGATTTCGTTGGGTTCTTTGGCAGTCGCCAGAAGCGCTGGAACTCCCTGCACACCTTTCATCATCAATACCGTTTCGATCGCATTGTAGCGGATCCGCGGACTGGGCATCGTCAAGGCCTTGACTAAAACGGGGACAGACGATTCACCAAGATGGACGAACTCGCCCATGGCCCAAAATTCCTGTTTTCCCTCTAATAACGGGAGCAACGCCTCTGCACGTTGCAGCTCCTCCGGACCGAGCGGAGCCGTGTTAGGAGGAACCGACACGTCCGGAACCTCAGGATTTTCTGGTGGAGCCTCATAGGGCAGTTGAATCTGCCATACCAGTGGAGAATGGTCAGAGAATGCCTGCAGGGTCTCTGCCCCTACAAATCCGCATAGAATGATTGCAACCATGCTGAGAGTTTTGATCACGATACTTCCACTCCCTTACTCATCGTTCAAATCCCAGATTGTCATTTGGAGCCCTGCAGGAAACCCTCGACACCTGATAGGACGAAGAACCGGTAGGCTAGCGCAGATTAGCGCACTCGTTCCACAAGCAGGAGAGGTTAGTCTATCAGATCATCCGTCGCGCGCAGATGTCTCCTAACTCTGACCTTTTCATGATGCTTACGAACCAGCTGCTGGCGAATCACATCCCGGTTTTCGGCCACGATCCGGACCAGGCGATCCATATCTTCAGCGTGGTCCCTGACCAGTTCGGACAGCTTTTGCATCTGCTCTTCCAACCGTTCCAACCGCCCTGCAATATTGGTCCCACCCTCGGCAGATTTCGCCACGACCTTCGTCGGTCGTTTCATCGGATTTTGGGGGAGGGCAGCGACAACCACATCTCGCTTCATGCTGACTCCTTTACTCCGTGCTCTAGATGTTTGATCAACCTGCCGACCGTTCAGCCTAGGGCTAGTATTATCCGCAGGCCGGAGGAAGTCAACGATTCCGCTTCCTTTCTATTTCACGGTCGTCCTGCTAGAATCCGGTCTGTGAAGAACATTTTCACGATGGTCCTGGCCGGTGGGAAAGGCGAGCGCCTGTTTCCTCTCACAGACCAACGTGCAAAACCCGCCGTCCCCTTCGGGGGGAAGTACCGCATCATCGATTTCACGCTGAGCAATTGTATCAATTCTGGGCTCCGCAAGATCGTCGTGCTGATCCAGTACAAATCGCACTCGCTCGATCGCCATATCCGAGTTGGCTGGAATGTGCTCAACGCTGAACTCGGCGAATACATCGCATCCGTCCCTCCGCAGCAACGGATCAGCGAAGACTGGTACCGGGGGACAGCCGACGCCGTGTATCAGAATATGTTCCTGATCGACGGCGAGAATCCGCAGTATCTGCTGATCTTGGCCGGTGACCATATTTACAAAATGAACTATGCGGAGATGTTCCATTGGCTCATCGCCAAAAGCGCGGATGTGGTGGTTGGAGCCATCGATATCCCGGTCCAGGACGCCACCCGATTTGGCGTCATCGCCGTCGACGAAGACTACCGGATTACCCGGTTCGATGAGAAACCTGCGAACCCTATCCCCCTACCCAACGATCCGACCCATGCCTTCGCCTCGATGGGGATCTACCTCTTCCGCACCCAAGCGCTTCGCGAATATCTGATCGCCGACGCGCAGGAAGGCACGGCTCATGACTTTGGGAAGAACATCATCCCCCGCATGATCGAACAGAAACGGGTGTATGCCTTCAAGTTTCAGGATGCCAATAGAAAGGCCGTCCAATATTGGCGTGACATTGGCACGCTGGACGCTTACTGGGAAGCCAACATGGATTTGGTCGCCGTCGATCCCCAGTTCAATCTCTACGATGCAGACTGGCCGATCCGAACCTATCAAGGACAGTTTCCTCCTGCCAAATTCGTCTTTGCCCAGGATTACCAGGGTGGTCGCATGGGGGTGGCTCTCGATTCGGTCGTCTGTGGCGGTTGCATCGTCTCGGGCGGACGTGTGCAGAATTCGATTCTCTCTCCGAACGTCCGGGTGCAAGATCATGCGGACGTTCGGGAGTCCATCATCATGGAAAACGTCACGATCGGTGAACACAGCCGAATCAGGCGCGCGATCATCGATAAGGATGTGACAATCCCCCCTCACACTGAAATCGGATACAATAGAGAGGCCGATGCCCAGCGCTTTACCGTCACCGACTCCGGCCTCGTAGTGATCTCAAAGGGAATGAAACTGCATGCCGCCGTCGATTCATCCGGTTGATCTGATCACCGCCCTTCGCCACAAGCATCTCACCCCAGCCATCGTGTTTCTCACCTCCCGTCGAGCCTGTGATGAAGCCATGGAGGCCTTCGACCACGCCGACGTCGTGCTTCCGCCGGTCCGGCAGGAGGCGATCGGCGTTGCGCTCGAACGAGTCATCACCCAGTACCCGAGTATTGCCGAGCATCCTCTCATTCCCATCGTACAGCGGATCGGCGTGGCTGCCCATCATGCCGGGCACCTTCCCTCCTGGAAAATCGCGATCGAAGAGCTGATGCGACAAGGCCATCTCGATGCCGTATTCGCCACCACCACGCTGGCGGCAGGTGTCGATTTTCCAGCGCGAACGGTGGTGATCACTCAATCCAGCATTCGCAAGTCTCGCGACTTCACTGACCTGACGATCGGCGAAGTCCAACAGATCGCCGGTCGGGCCGGGCGCCGGGGGAAAGATCACGTGGGGTTTGCGGTGATCACGCCCTCTCCCTATATCGACCTCACCGTCCTCACTAAAGGACTGACGGGGCAACCGGAAGCGATCGACAGCCAATTTACCATCAGCTATCCAATGGTGCTCAACCTCCT
The nucleotide sequence above comes from Nitrospira sp.. Encoded proteins:
- a CDS encoding HEAT repeat domain-containing protein, with translation MIKTLSMVAIILCGFVGAETLQAFSDHSPLVWQIQLPYEAPPENPEVPDVSVPPNTAPLGPEELQRAEALLPLLEGKQEFWAMGEFVHLGESSVPVLVKALTMPSPRIRYNAIETVLMMKGVQGVPALLATAKEPNEIPRVREHALRVAVRLDPAQAPDAIAVMATDLNPSVRKSAAFEARYVRQKTVIPILIPMISDEERFVALSALQSLWILTRHETESHDWETSTKQDRAAWSSEWTEWWEDNREVFEIPEPKRSRRSS
- the glgC gene encoding glucose-1-phosphate adenylyltransferase, whose translation is MKNIFTMVLAGGKGERLFPLTDQRAKPAVPFGGKYRIIDFTLSNCINSGLRKIVVLIQYKSHSLDRHIRVGWNVLNAELGEYIASVPPQQRISEDWYRGTADAVYQNMFLIDGENPQYLLILAGDHIYKMNYAEMFHWLIAKSADVVVGAIDIPVQDATRFGVIAVDEDYRITRFDEKPANPIPLPNDPTHAFASMGIYLFRTQALREYLIADAQEGTAHDFGKNIIPRMIEQKRVYAFKFQDANRKAVQYWRDIGTLDAYWEANMDLVAVDPQFNLYDADWPIRTYQGQFPPAKFVFAQDYQGGRMGVALDSVVCGGCIVSGGRVQNSILSPNVRVQDHADVRESIIMENVTIGEHSRIRRAIIDKDVTIPPHTEIGYNREADAQRFTVTDSGLVVISKGMKLHAAVDSSG